A single genomic interval of Rhododendron vialii isolate Sample 1 chromosome 3a, ASM3025357v1 harbors:
- the LOC131320232 gene encoding uncharacterized protein LOC131320232 isoform X2, which translates to MESALLSSPRFLPSQNRELGGLLGSFQSSYYGKVEFHSRSFGGRDVSMRRSGNRIVASVLGKKVTKDTVIPDPDYRIPIVLLGFAGGLVYTNNILPAAPVGLLGLLLLFQEVKIGDQLEESEENVFVGGKNRWKYSTFVNWELWWPNFPILVYFKETQTKPEGQVHFFPVIFNGKQLYDVMVERAGPSKNSGPKQS; encoded by the exons ATGGAGAGCGCTCTCTTATCATCTCCTCGATTTCTCCCTTCACAGA ATAGAGAATTGGGTGGACTACTAGGAAGTTTTCAGAGCTCATATTATGGAAAAGTGGAATTCCATAGCAGAAGTTTTGGGGGAAGAGATGTCAGTATGCGCCGAAGCGGCAACCGCATAGTAGCTTCAGTG CTTGGTAAGAAGGTCACGAAAGACACTGTGATTCCCGATCCAGATTATCGGATACCAATTGTCCTACTTG GTTTTGCTGGTGGCTTAGTTTACACTAACAATATACTACCAGCAGCTCCAGTTGGTCTTCTTGGGTTGCTCCTATTGTTCCAG GAGGTAAAAATAGGAGACCAGCTTGAGGAATCGGAGGAGAACGTTTTTGTGGGTGGAAAAAACCGGTGGAA ATACTCAACATTTGTAAATTGGGAGCTTTGGTGGCCAAATTTTCCAATTCTGGTGTATTTTAAGGAGACACAAACAAAGCCAGAAGGACAAGTGCATTTTTTCCCAGTAATTTTT AATGGGAAGCAACTTTATGATGTTATGGTAGAACGAGCCGGCCCTTCAAAAAATAGCGGTCCAAAGCAGTCATAA
- the LOC131320232 gene encoding uncharacterized protein LOC131320232 isoform X1 codes for MESALLSSPRFLPSQNRELGGLLGSFQSSYYGKVEFHSRSFGGRDVSMRRSGNRIVASVLGKKVTKDTVIPDPDYRIPIVLLGFAGGLVYTNNILPAAPVGLLGLLLLFQTTRVRFVFDGEALEVKIGDQLEESEENVFVGGKNRWKYSTFVNWELWWPNFPILVYFKETQTKPEGQVHFFPVIFNGKQLYDVMVERAGPSKNSGPKQS; via the exons ATGGAGAGCGCTCTCTTATCATCTCCTCGATTTCTCCCTTCACAGA ATAGAGAATTGGGTGGACTACTAGGAAGTTTTCAGAGCTCATATTATGGAAAAGTGGAATTCCATAGCAGAAGTTTTGGGGGAAGAGATGTCAGTATGCGCCGAAGCGGCAACCGCATAGTAGCTTCAGTG CTTGGTAAGAAGGTCACGAAAGACACTGTGATTCCCGATCCAGATTATCGGATACCAATTGTCCTACTTG GTTTTGCTGGTGGCTTAGTTTACACTAACAATATACTACCAGCAGCTCCAGTTGGTCTTCTTGGGTTGCTCCTATTGTTCCAG ACGACTAGGGTGAGATTTGTCTTCGATGGTGAAGCCCTG GAGGTAAAAATAGGAGACCAGCTTGAGGAATCGGAGGAGAACGTTTTTGTGGGTGGAAAAAACCGGTGGAA ATACTCAACATTTGTAAATTGGGAGCTTTGGTGGCCAAATTTTCCAATTCTGGTGTATTTTAAGGAGACACAAACAAAGCCAGAAGGACAAGTGCATTTTTTCCCAGTAATTTTT AATGGGAAGCAACTTTATGATGTTATGGTAGAACGAGCCGGCCCTTCAAAAAATAGCGGTCCAAAGCAGTCATAA
- the LOC131320230 gene encoding peroxidase 25-like has product MEVVFSVLLVILIMGFRVQGQGGLETGFYSSSCPKAEEIIRATVEAHFNKDPTIAAGLLRLHFHDCFVQGCDGSILITGASGERNALPNLGLRGFEVIDDAKTQIEALCQGAVSCADILALAARDAVVLSDGPSWAVPTGRRDGRISSKAEASNLPSPTDSIAVQRQKFMAKGLDDHDLVTLVGAHSIGQTDCLFFRYRLYNFTTTGNADPTINQAFLPQLQAICPKDGDDSKRVALDKDSQFKFDASFFKNVRDGNGILESDQRLLGEAATGRIVQNYAGSIRGLLGLRFDLEFPKAMIKMSGIEVKIGAQGEIRKMCSKFN; this is encoded by the exons ATGGAGGTTGTTTTTTCAGTTTTGTTAGTGATATTGATAATGGGTTTTCGTGTACAAGGCCAAGGAGGATTGGAAACAGGGTTCTATTCTTCTTCTTGCCCAAAAGCAGAGGAAATAATCAGGGCCACTGTTGAAGCACACTTCAATAAAGATCCGACCATTGCAGCTGGCTTGCTTAGGCTTCATTTCCATGACTGTTTTGTTCAG GGCTGCGATGGTTCCATTTTGATAACAGGAGCTTCTGGTGAGAGGAATGCATTGCCAAATCTTGGTTTAAGAGGGTTTGAAGTAATTGATGATGCAAAAACACAGATAGAGGCCTTGTGCCAGGGAGCTGTCTCCTGTGCTGACATACTAGCATTGGCTGCCCGTGATGCTGTTgtcttg AGTGATGGACCAAGTTGGGCAGTGCCAACAGGAAGAAGAGACGGCAGGATCTCTTCCAAAGCTGAAGCCTCAAATTTACCTTCTCCTACAGATTCCATTGCAGTTCAGAGGCAGAAATTTATGGCTAAAGGCCTAGATGACCATGACCTTGTTACACTAGTTG GAGCACATTCCATCGGCCAAACAGATTGTTTGTTCTTCAGATATCGTCTATACAACTTCACAACCACAGGCAATGCAGATCCAACCATTAATCAAGCATTCTTACCACAGCTACAAGCAATTTGCCCCAAAGATGGTGATGACTCAAAACGCGTGGCCTTGGACAAAGATAGCCAGTTCAAATTCGACGCAAGTTTCTTCAAGAATGTGCGCGATGGCAACGGAATTCTAGAGTCGGACCAGAGGCTCTTGGGAGAAGCTGCAACTGGTAGAATCGTTCAGAACTATGCAGGCAGCATAAGAGGGTTGTTGGGATTGAGATTTGATTTGGAGTTTCCAAAGGCTATGATCAAAATGAGTGGCATTGAGGTGAAGATTGGGGCACAGGGGGAAATTCGGAAGATGTGCTCAAAGTTCAACTAG
- the LOC131320231 gene encoding SPX domain-containing protein 1-like, translating into MKFGKSLSNQIEETLPEWRDKFLSYKDLKKRLKLIEPKAGENRAKRPRLGDCTDGCGGAEEETVAAEMTKEESDFIELLEGEIEKFNGFFVEKEEEYIIRLKDLQDRVAKAKDSSEEINIRKEIVDFHGEMVLLENYSALNYTGLVKILKKYDKRTGALIRSPYIQKVLQQPFFTTDLLSKLVKECEALLDRLFPINEPPTSTDQLDVGDETSTSTTTENDGLLRGPKELAEIEYMESLYMKSTISALRALKEIRSKSSTVSAFSLPPLQANGMEDTWSTIPVLEQIAK; encoded by the exons ATGAAGTTCGGAAAAAGTCTAAGCAACCAGATCGAGGAGACCTTGCCCGAGTGGAGAGACAAGTTCCTGTCTTACAAGGATCTGAAGAAGCGGCTGAAGCTCATCGAGCCCAAAGCGGGCGAAAACAGGGCCAAGCGGCCGAGGCTGGGAGATTGCACGGACGGCTGTGGTGGTGCAGAGGAAGAAACAGTTGCGGCGGAGATGACGAAGGAGGAGTCCGATTTCATCGAGTTGCTCGAGGGCGAGATCGAGAAGTTCAACGGGTTCTTCGTGGAGAAAGAGGAAGAGTACATCATCAGATTAAAG GACTTGCAAGATAGAGTTGCAAAGGCAAAAGATTCGAGCGAAGAGATAAACATACGGAAGGAGATTGTGGACTTCCATGGAGAGATGGTTTTGTTGGAGAATTACAGTGCCCTTAACTATACAG GATTGGTAAAGATACTCAAAAAGTACGACAAAAGAACCGGAGCTCTCATCCGCTCTCCCTACATTCAGAAAGTCTTACAACAACCATTCTTCACCACTGACTTGCTTTCCAAACTCGTGAAAGAGTGTGAGGCATTGCTTGATCGTCTCTTCCCTATAAACGAACCCCCAACTTCAACTGATCAGCTGGATGTTGGAGATGAAACCTCAACTTCTACCACGACTGAGAATGATGGCCTCCTTCGAGGTCCCAAGGAACTAGCAGAGATAGAGTACATGGAAAGCTTATATATGAAGAGCACAATCTCAGCGTTGCGTGCTTTGAAAGAAATTCGGAGCAAAAGCTCAACTGTCAGCGCATTCTCGTTGCCACCACTCCAGGCTAATGGAATGGAGGATACGTGGAGTACAATTCCTGTTCTGGAACAAATAGCGAAGTAG